The proteins below come from a single Kitasatospora sp. NBC_00315 genomic window:
- a CDS encoding dihydrolipoamide acetyltransferase family protein, with protein sequence MMTTEVRSLREFRMPDVGEGLTEAEILTWYVKPGDTVTDGQIVCEVETAKAAVELPIPYNGTVDQLFFPAGATVDVGTAIITVAVAGAPAAAAPAAAPAAAPAAAAVPERREVLVGYGPRTGADRRRVRKTAAAPAVVVPVAVPVPAPVAVPVPVPALPQQADGGTGERPLAKPPVRKLAKDLGIDLRTVVPTGPDGVITREDVHAAAVPAGVPSPAAVTATATATATVAATATATAAGTEPVVAAAAPAGAGDVRIPIKGVRRAVAQAMVASAFTAPHVTEFVQVDVTRTMKFVRRLKETGELGRDVRVSPLLLVAKALLTAIKRHPEINAQWDEAAQEIVIKGQVNLGIAAATPRGLIVPNIKDAGARTLSGLATALGELVDTARQGKTSPAEMQGGTVTITNVGVFGVDTGTPILNPGEAAILAFGAVRELPWVHKGKVVPRQVTTLALSFDHRLVDGELGSRVLADVAALLERPKRLITWG encoded by the coding sequence ATGATGACCACCGAAGTTCGCTCGCTGCGCGAGTTCAGGATGCCGGACGTCGGCGAGGGCCTCACCGAGGCCGAGATCCTCACCTGGTACGTCAAGCCCGGTGACACCGTCACCGACGGTCAGATCGTCTGCGAGGTGGAGACGGCCAAGGCCGCGGTCGAGCTGCCGATCCCCTACAACGGGACGGTCGACCAACTGTTCTTCCCCGCCGGTGCCACGGTCGACGTCGGTACGGCGATCATCACCGTCGCGGTGGCCGGGGCACCCGCCGCGGCGGCTCCGGCGGCGGCTCCGGCGGCCGCTCCCGCCGCCGCCGCCGTGCCGGAGCGCCGTGAGGTGCTGGTCGGCTACGGCCCGCGCACCGGCGCCGACCGCCGCCGGGTCCGCAAGACGGCGGCCGCCCCGGCCGTCGTGGTTCCGGTCGCGGTACCGGTCCCCGCTCCGGTCGCGGTGCCGGTACCCGTACCGGCGCTGCCGCAGCAGGCCGACGGCGGCACGGGCGAGCGGCCGCTCGCGAAGCCGCCGGTGCGCAAGCTGGCCAAGGATCTCGGCATCGACCTGCGGACGGTCGTCCCGACCGGCCCGGACGGTGTGATCACCCGGGAGGACGTGCACGCCGCCGCCGTGCCGGCCGGAGTCCCGTCGCCGGCCGCCGTTACCGCCACCGCCACCGCCACCGCCACCGTTGCCGCCACCGCCACCGCCACCGCGGCCGGCACGGAGCCGGTCGTCGCGGCAGCGGCCCCGGCCGGTGCCGGCGACGTGCGGATCCCGATCAAGGGCGTCCGCAGGGCCGTCGCGCAGGCGATGGTGGCCTCGGCCTTCACCGCCCCGCACGTCACCGAGTTCGTCCAGGTCGACGTCACCCGCACGATGAAGTTCGTCCGCCGCCTCAAGGAGACCGGCGAGCTGGGCCGGGACGTCCGGGTCAGCCCGCTGCTGCTGGTGGCCAAGGCCCTGCTGACCGCGATCAAGCGGCACCCCGAGATCAACGCGCAGTGGGACGAAGCGGCGCAGGAGATCGTCATCAAGGGGCAGGTGAACCTCGGCATCGCCGCGGCCACCCCGCGCGGCCTGATCGTGCCCAACATCAAGGACGCCGGCGCCCGGACCCTCTCCGGCCTCGCGACGGCGCTCGGCGAGCTGGTCGACACCGCCCGTCAGGGCAAGACCTCGCCGGCCGAGATGCAGGGCGGCACCGTCACCATCACCAACGTCGGCGTCTTCGGCGTCGACACCGGAACCCCGATCCTCAACCCCGGTGAGGCGGCCATCCTCGCCTTCGGCGCGGTCCGGGAGCTGCCCTGGGTGCACAAGGGCAAGGTCGTGCCGCGCCAGGTGACCACTCTGGCGCTCTCCTTCGACCACCGCCTGGTGGACGGGGAGCTGGGCTCCAGGGTCCTGGCGGACGTCGCCGCCCTGCTGGAGCGTCCGAAGCGTCTGATCACCTGGGGCTGA
- a CDS encoding benzoate/H(+) symporter BenE family transporter, whose protein sequence is MAKQQLTVQAAGQLPADDRPSLRRDVSLPALLAGLICIVVSFSGPLVVVLAAAAAGRLDPAHTASWIWAVAVGSGLTCLLLSWWTRTPVITAWSTPGAALLVTSLGAYPYREAVGAFLVSALAVTLLGVTGLFGRLIRAVPTGIVNAMLAGILFSFGAGVFTALHSAPVLVLGTFAAFVLAKRLAPRYAVPVALLAGGVLAAATVGLPLHLGAQEGPTRPLFTWPAFSWPALVGLALPLTIVALGSQNAPGLGVLRAFGYRPDDRLLIGATGAVSVLLAPFGSPGINIAAITAAICAGPQSHPDRRRRYVAGMAAGVLYLVVGSFGGVLVALFTGLPKELVAVVAGVALLASLQGSLAAALAEEQGRDAAVVTFLATASGMSLFGIGSAFWGLLLGVGTHLLLHGGRPARSV, encoded by the coding sequence GTGGCGAAACAGCAGCTGACAGTCCAGGCAGCCGGACAGCTCCCGGCCGACGACCGGCCCTCACTGCGCCGGGACGTCTCCCTCCCGGCCCTGCTGGCCGGGCTGATCTGCATCGTGGTCTCGTTCTCCGGCCCGCTGGTGGTGGTCCTGGCGGCCGCGGCCGCCGGCCGGCTCGACCCGGCGCACACGGCCTCCTGGATCTGGGCGGTGGCCGTCGGCAGCGGTCTGACCTGCCTGCTGCTCAGCTGGTGGACCCGGACCCCGGTGATCACCGCCTGGTCCACGCCGGGCGCCGCCCTGCTGGTGACCAGCCTGGGGGCGTACCCGTACCGGGAGGCGGTGGGGGCGTTCCTGGTGAGCGCGCTGGCGGTCACGCTGCTCGGGGTCACCGGGTTGTTCGGCCGGCTGATCAGAGCCGTCCCGACGGGGATCGTGAACGCGATGCTGGCGGGCATCCTGTTCTCCTTCGGCGCCGGCGTCTTCACCGCCCTGCACAGCGCGCCCGTCCTGGTGCTCGGCACCTTCGCGGCCTTCGTGCTCGCCAAGCGGCTGGCGCCCCGGTACGCCGTGCCGGTCGCGCTGCTGGCGGGCGGGGTGCTGGCGGCGGCCACCGTCGGACTGCCCCTGCACCTCGGAGCGCAGGAGGGACCGACCCGGCCGCTGTTCACCTGGCCGGCGTTCTCCTGGCCGGCCCTGGTCGGTCTGGCGCTGCCGCTCACCATCGTGGCGCTGGGCTCGCAGAACGCGCCCGGGCTGGGCGTCCTGCGGGCCTTCGGCTACCGGCCGGACGACCGGCTGCTGATCGGCGCGACCGGCGCCGTCTCCGTCCTGCTGGCACCGTTCGGCTCGCCCGGCATCAACATCGCCGCCATCACCGCGGCGATCTGCGCCGGGCCGCAGAGCCACCCGGACCGGCGCCGCCGGTACGTGGCGGGAATGGCCGCCGGTGTGCTCTACCTGGTGGTGGGCAGCTTCGGCGGGGTGCTGGTCGCGCTGTTCACCGGTCTGCCGAAGGAGCTGGTCGCGGTGGTCGCCGGGGTCGCGCTGCTGGCCTCGCTGCAGGGCAGCCTGGCCGCCGCCCTCGCGGAAGAGCAGGGCCGGGACGCGGCCGTGGTGACCTTCCTGGCGACGGCCTCCGGGATGTCCCTGTTCGGGATCGGCTCGGCCTTCTGGGGCCTGCTGCTGGGCGTCGGCACGCACCTGCTGCTGCACGGGGGCAGGCCGGCGCGGAGCGTCTGA
- a CDS encoding M64 family metallopeptidase: MPPGNPGRLVRSLAALVLLSTAVLPAALELVGPSPFGAIGAPADRAVPPHAVARADLRTLGAAPTVDIRRTGDPADRITLVLLGDGYTADQQGLFREQADRAWKALMEIEPFRSYQGFFNIRRVEVVSPVAGIAENESHDDTGATPLGMHFWCDGTARLLCADEAAAARYAGDGEGPQYLIALANSTEYGGAGGTGVTTLAGGSPDAGRIIQHEIGHTVGDLGDEYDSAPDDADYPNLATENADEMRRRQDKWWRWLGAQSPDGGGTIGAYRSANGVYRPTADSVMRTLGGAYNLPSREAIIEQIYRRVGPTDSPVPPAGEVTGRPRLQVRPLPLAGSRQLQVEWRVDGVPVDPLTVEGGSLDTSRLDLPPGHGATVTAVVRDTTDWVRDEAFRDRYMTRTVTWTLKD, encoded by the coding sequence ATGCCGCCTGGCAACCCTGGCCGGCTCGTCCGGAGTCTGGCCGCTCTCGTGCTGCTGTCCACCGCCGTGCTCCCGGCCGCCCTGGAGCTCGTCGGTCCCTCACCGTTCGGCGCGATAGGCGCGCCCGCCGACCGGGCGGTACCGCCGCACGCGGTGGCCCGCGCCGATCTGCGGACGCTCGGCGCCGCCCCGACCGTCGACATACGACGCACGGGTGATCCGGCCGACCGGATCACCCTGGTCCTGCTCGGCGACGGCTACACGGCCGACCAGCAGGGCCTCTTCCGGGAGCAGGCGGACCGGGCCTGGAAGGCGCTGATGGAGATCGAGCCGTTCCGCAGCTACCAGGGGTTCTTCAACATACGCCGGGTCGAGGTGGTCTCCCCGGTCGCCGGGATCGCCGAGAACGAGAGCCACGACGACACCGGCGCCACCCCGCTCGGCATGCACTTCTGGTGCGACGGCACCGCCCGCCTGCTCTGCGCGGACGAGGCCGCCGCCGCACGCTACGCCGGTGACGGCGAGGGCCCGCAGTACCTGATCGCGCTGGCGAACTCCACCGAGTACGGCGGCGCCGGAGGCACCGGCGTCACCACCCTGGCGGGCGGCAGCCCTGACGCCGGACGGATCATCCAGCACGAGATAGGTCACACCGTCGGCGATCTCGGCGACGAGTACGACAGCGCGCCCGACGACGCCGACTACCCCAATCTGGCCACCGAGAACGCCGACGAGATGCGCCGCAGGCAGGACAAGTGGTGGCGCTGGCTCGGCGCCCAGTCACCGGACGGCGGCGGGACGATCGGGGCGTACCGCAGCGCCAACGGCGTCTACCGGCCGACCGCCGACTCCGTGATGCGCACCCTGGGCGGCGCGTACAACCTGCCCTCCCGGGAGGCGATCATCGAGCAGATCTACCGCCGGGTCGGGCCCACCGACAGCCCGGTGCCCCCGGCGGGCGAGGTCACCGGCCGGCCCCGGCTGCAGGTGCGCCCGCTGCCGCTGGCCGGCAGCCGGCAGCTGCAGGTCGAATGGCGGGTGGACGGCGTACCGGTGGACCCGCTGACGGTGGAGGGCGGCTCGCTGGACACCTCCCGGCTGGATCTGCCGCCCGGGCACGGCGCCACGGTCACCGCCGTCGTACGGGACACCACCGACTGGGTGCGCGACGAGGCCTTCCGGGACCGCTACATGACCCGCACGGTCACCTGGACGCTCAAGGACTGA
- a CDS encoding nitrate/nitrite transporter gives MTVDPARTVRPVPVPGPRLTPDPVAPALASVLPPGGRAAWAAWSIGVSAYFLAVIHRTSLGVAGLDAADRFSIGASALSTFSILQVLVYAAMQIPVGLLVDRHGPRKVLLLGILLLSAGQLAFAFSSSFGPALASRAVLGCGDAMTFISVLRIAARWFPAAKNPLLAQLTGLAGMGGNLVTTVVLAQALHSEGWTATFASIALLGVGVFALVALLLRDTPADAVTVLPAPVAPRPAVRSQIRESWREPGTRLGLWVHFTTQFPGNAFGLLWGLPYLVEGQGMTRAQAGGMLTLLVFSNMAFGLFFGKLLSRTSGARIPVTLTAIAATAVVWAAALAWPGAHPPVWLLVVLILVMGSNGPASLVGLDYARAYNPGHRLGTASGIANMGGFIGTMITLFGIGVLLDALSPAGAGTYSADAYRWAFCWMYAPMALGTVMILRLRRRVGAA, from the coding sequence ATGACCGTGGACCCCGCCAGAACAGTTCGTCCCGTCCCCGTACCTGGTCCCCGACTCACCCCCGACCCCGTCGCCCCGGCCCTCGCGAGCGTGCTCCCGCCCGGCGGACGGGCCGCCTGGGCCGCGTGGTCGATCGGTGTCAGCGCCTACTTCCTCGCGGTGATCCACCGGACCAGCCTCGGCGTGGCCGGACTCGACGCCGCCGACCGCTTCAGCATCGGTGCCTCGGCGCTGTCCACCTTCTCGATCCTCCAGGTCCTGGTCTACGCGGCCATGCAGATCCCGGTCGGGCTGCTGGTCGACCGCCACGGGCCGCGCAAGGTGCTGCTGCTCGGGATCCTGCTGCTCAGCGCCGGGCAGCTGGCCTTCGCCTTCAGCTCCTCCTTCGGCCCCGCGCTGGCCTCCCGGGCCGTCCTCGGCTGCGGCGACGCGATGACCTTCATCAGCGTGCTGCGGATCGCGGCCCGCTGGTTCCCCGCCGCCAAGAACCCGCTGCTCGCCCAGCTCACCGGCCTGGCCGGGATGGGCGGCAACCTGGTCACCACCGTCGTCCTGGCGCAGGCCCTGCACAGCGAGGGATGGACGGCCACCTTCGCGTCCATCGCGCTGCTCGGTGTCGGCGTGTTCGCCCTGGTCGCGCTGCTCCTGCGGGACACCCCCGCGGACGCGGTCACCGTCCTCCCCGCTCCCGTGGCGCCACGGCCCGCCGTACGGTCGCAGATCCGGGAGTCCTGGCGGGAGCCGGGCACCCGGCTCGGGCTCTGGGTCCACTTCACCACCCAGTTCCCCGGCAACGCCTTCGGCCTGCTCTGGGGCCTGCCCTACCTGGTGGAGGGCCAGGGCATGACCCGCGCCCAGGCGGGCGGGATGCTCACCCTGCTGGTCTTCAGCAACATGGCCTTCGGCCTGTTCTTCGGCAAGCTGCTCTCCCGCACCTCCGGAGCCAGGATCCCGGTCACCCTCACGGCGATCGCCGCCACCGCCGTCGTCTGGGCGGCCGCCCTCGCCTGGCCCGGTGCCCACCCCCCGGTCTGGCTGCTGGTCGTCCTCATCCTGGTGATGGGCAGCAACGGCCCGGCCTCGCTGGTCGGCCTCGACTACGCCCGTGCGTACAACCCCGGGCACCGGCTCGGCACCGCCTCCGGGATCGCCAACATGGGCGGTTTCATCGGCACGATGATCACCCTGTTCGGCATCGGCGTCCTGCTCGACGCGCTCTCCCCGGCGGGCGCCGGCACCTACTCGGCCGACGCCTACCGCTGGGCCTTCTGCTGGATGTACGCACCGATGGCCCTGGGCACCGTGATGATCCTCCGGCTGCGCCGCAGGGTCGGGGCGGCCTAG
- a CDS encoding Bro-N domain-containing protein, whose amino-acid sequence MDEEEMVLVRSSFPVTGQPIRVVMIDGEPWFVTADVCRVLGRENPSRANRLVAPADARVVNSRLITLTFSTGNDVSAGGNSYGRGNPMLNLISESGLYTLIMRSNKQAAKPFQEWVTAELLPSVRRGDTDVPGQRRRMARTLAEAVGQQVEIVAEIDRDGGPGIHVRSDGTVHCRHGEMVFRVPSREEDSGPPFGAYFSCPSVERVGIRGGRAIPRCAKLKLVDLIRLLAPAPAAPGPAADDTDTGTGTGSGTGSGTGTGTGTGVMVVEIEAHRARAHGTARQIAELMRALDE is encoded by the coding sequence GTGGACGAAGAAGAGATGGTGCTGGTGCGGTCGAGCTTCCCCGTGACGGGGCAGCCGATCAGGGTCGTGATGATCGACGGCGAGCCGTGGTTCGTCACGGCGGACGTGTGCAGGGTGCTGGGCCGGGAGAACCCGAGCCGGGCGAACCGGCTCGTCGCACCGGCCGACGCCCGTGTCGTGAATTCACGCCTGATTACCCTCACTTTCAGTACGGGTAATGACGTCTCCGCAGGTGGGAATAGCTACGGGCGAGGCAACCCGATGCTCAACCTGATCAGCGAATCCGGGTTGTACACACTGATCATGCGCTCCAACAAACAGGCGGCGAAGCCGTTCCAGGAGTGGGTCACCGCCGAGCTCCTCCCCTCGGTCCGGCGGGGCGACACCGACGTCCCCGGGCAGCGGCGGCGGATGGCGCGGACCCTCGCCGAGGCCGTCGGGCAGCAGGTGGAGATCGTCGCGGAGATCGACCGGGACGGCGGGCCCGGCATCCACGTCCGCTCGGACGGGACGGTGCACTGCCGGCACGGGGAGATGGTGTTCCGGGTGCCGAGCCGGGAGGAGGACAGCGGTCCGCCGTTCGGCGCGTACTTCTCCTGCCCGAGCGTGGAGCGGGTCGGGATCCGCGGTGGCCGGGCCATCCCCCGGTGCGCGAAGCTCAAGCTGGTCGACCTCATCCGGCTCCTGGCGCCGGCCCCCGCTGCTCCCGGTCCGGCGGCCGACGACACCGACACCGGCACCGGCACCGGCAGCGGTACCGGCAGCGGCACCGGCACCGGCACCGGCACCGGTGTGATGGTGGTCGAGATCGAGGCGCACCGGGCCCGCGCCCACGGCACGGCCCGGCAGATCGCGGAGTTGATGCGGGCGCTCGACGAATGA
- a CDS encoding maleylpyruvate isomerase family mycothiol-dependent enzyme: MTDNQTVQAYTDAWTQSIESISELVAPLPADAWNRATECPGWSVRDVVSHVIAVESELLGDPRPIHSLPGDLRHVTDEFTRYMELPVDKRRCHTSPEMTGELEYTIIRRSRALRNARQEPGDTVRWPAGPFSRDIPYHELLRRRVLDVWVHEQDLRRALDEPGNLDSAAALITRDQLLEGLPKAVAKQAGAPAGSTVAFDVTGPVEFLRTVRVDAAGHGTADESISLAPDVQFTLGWETYLRLACGRGRPGPVKIEGDGELAARILGNFTLTP, encoded by the coding sequence GTGACGGACAACCAGACCGTGCAGGCGTACACCGACGCGTGGACGCAGTCCATCGAGTCGATATCGGAACTGGTGGCCCCCCTGCCCGCCGACGCCTGGAACCGGGCGACCGAGTGCCCCGGCTGGTCCGTCCGGGACGTCGTCTCGCACGTCATCGCGGTCGAGTCCGAACTCCTCGGCGACCCCCGGCCGATCCATTCGCTGCCGGGCGACCTGCGGCACGTCACCGACGAGTTCACCCGCTACATGGAGCTGCCGGTCGACAAGCGCCGGTGCCACACCTCGCCGGAGATGACCGGCGAGCTGGAGTACACGATCATCCGTCGCTCCCGCGCCCTGCGCAACGCCCGCCAGGAGCCCGGCGACACGGTCCGCTGGCCGGCCGGTCCGTTCAGCCGTGACATCCCGTACCACGAGCTGCTGCGCAGGCGGGTCCTCGACGTCTGGGTGCACGAGCAGGATCTGCGCCGGGCCCTCGACGAGCCCGGCAACCTCGACTCGGCGGCCGCCCTGATCACCCGGGACCAGCTGCTGGAGGGCCTTCCCAAGGCCGTCGCCAAGCAGGCCGGCGCCCCCGCCGGGAGCACCGTCGCGTTCGACGTGACGGGCCCGGTGGAGTTCCTGCGCACCGTGCGCGTCGACGCGGCCGGCCACGGCACGGCGGACGAGAGCATCAGCCTCGCCCCCGACGTGCAGTTCACCCTCGGCTGGGAGACCTACCTGCGGCTCGCCTGCGGCCGGGGCCGCCCGGGCCCGGTCAAGATCGAGGGCGACGGGGAGCTGGCCGCCAGGATCCTCGGCAACTTCACGCTGACACCCTGA
- a CDS encoding carbon-nitrogen family hydrolase: protein MRASLIQLSVSDTEPPDERRARAAALVRAQEGADLVVLPELWPLGGFAYDAWSTGAEPLDGPTSDAMSAAARAARVWLHAGSVVERDPDGPIYNTSLLFAPDGELVHTYRKIHRFGFDSGEAVVMGAGQEIVTAATDFGVLGLATCYDLRFPELFRALLDAGAELLVVPAAWPARRRDHWTLLSRARAVEEQAYVLACNTAGTHGGVEQAGHSIVVDPWGRVLAEAGAGEEVLTVEFDPAEVAKARADFPVLRDRLLGIPAPVQR, encoded by the coding sequence GTGCGCGCTTCATTGATCCAACTCTCGGTCTCCGACACCGAGCCGCCCGACGAGCGACGGGCCCGGGCCGCCGCCCTGGTACGCGCCCAGGAGGGTGCCGACCTGGTGGTCCTGCCGGAGCTCTGGCCGCTCGGGGGCTTCGCCTACGACGCGTGGTCGACCGGTGCGGAGCCGCTCGACGGCCCGACCTCCGACGCGATGTCGGCGGCCGCCAGGGCGGCCCGGGTGTGGCTGCACGCGGGGTCCGTCGTCGAGCGGGATCCGGACGGCCCGATCTACAACACCTCGCTGCTCTTCGCACCGGACGGCGAACTGGTGCACACGTACCGGAAGATCCACCGGTTCGGCTTCGACAGCGGCGAGGCGGTGGTGATGGGTGCCGGTCAGGAGATCGTCACCGCGGCCACCGACTTCGGCGTGCTGGGTCTGGCCACCTGCTACGACCTGCGGTTCCCCGAGCTGTTCCGCGCTCTGCTGGACGCCGGGGCCGAGCTGCTGGTCGTCCCCGCGGCCTGGCCGGCCCGGCGGCGCGACCACTGGACGCTGCTGTCCCGGGCCCGCGCGGTCGAGGAACAGGCGTACGTCCTGGCCTGCAACACCGCGGGGACGCACGGCGGGGTCGAGCAGGCGGGTCACAGCATCGTGGTGGACCCGTGGGGCCGGGTGCTGGCGGAGGCGGGGGCGGGCGAGGAGGTGCTCACCGTCGAGTTCGACCCGGCCGAGGTGGCGAAGGCGAGGGCCGACTTCCCGGTGCTGCGCGACCGCCTGCTGGGCATCCCGGCGCCGGTCCAGCGCTGA
- a CDS encoding GntR family transcriptional regulator produces the protein MPDTGADDRRSAIRRNSLREQIAGALREEMMAGRLAAGRNFTVREIAELYGVSATPAREALVDLAAQGLLRAEHHRGFTVPEFGWDDFLEIFETRTLLTDGAIRRMSGWAAPPDGSRLPSLRRRADAAARSARAGQLDVMVGCDRRFWQEAGTLLGNRRIADYLDWLRVQSWMFAAPYLRALPEPAGVCWDGHAGFVDAVEAGDVTGARRAVGEYNAATLRLMATLTGHDPATVAVSGLPADPVEPRPQADPTAEPPGDAGAGLAAGLPCDVGLGLVPQPRSVPYGRLGHTLPPAEPDPHRTPGR, from the coding sequence ATGCCGGACACAGGCGCGGACGACCGCCGGTCCGCGATCCGGCGCAACAGCCTGCGCGAGCAGATCGCCGGCGCCCTCCGGGAGGAGATGATGGCCGGCCGGCTGGCCGCCGGCCGGAACTTCACCGTGCGGGAGATCGCCGAGCTGTACGGGGTGTCCGCGACCCCGGCCCGGGAGGCCCTGGTGGACCTCGCGGCCCAGGGCCTGCTCCGGGCCGAGCACCACCGCGGCTTCACCGTCCCGGAGTTCGGCTGGGACGACTTCCTGGAGATCTTCGAGACCCGCACGCTGCTCACCGACGGTGCGATCCGGCGGATGTCCGGCTGGGCCGCTCCGCCCGACGGGAGCCGGCTGCCCTCGCTGCGCCGGCGGGCGGACGCCGCGGCGCGGTCCGCCCGGGCCGGGCAGCTGGACGTGATGGTGGGGTGCGACCGCCGGTTCTGGCAGGAGGCGGGCACGCTGTTGGGCAACCGCCGGATCGCCGACTACCTGGACTGGCTGCGGGTGCAGTCCTGGATGTTCGCCGCTCCCTACCTGCGCGCCCTGCCGGAGCCGGCGGGGGTCTGCTGGGACGGGCACGCCGGGTTCGTCGACGCGGTCGAGGCCGGGGACGTGACCGGCGCGCGCCGCGCCGTCGGCGAGTACAACGCGGCCACCCTGCGCCTGATGGCCACGCTCACCGGACACGATCCGGCAACGGTGGCCGTGTCGGGCCTGCCGGCCGACCCGGTCGAGCCGCGGCCGCAGGCCGACCCGACGGCAGAGCCCCCCGGGGACGCCGGAGCCGGCCTCGCGGCGGGCCTGCCGTGCGATGTCGGGCTCGGCCTGGTGCCGCAGCCCCGGTCGGTGCCGTACGGCAGGCTCGGGCACACGCTGCCCCCGGCGGAGCCGGATCCGCACCGCACCCCGGGCCGGTAG
- a CDS encoding SLATT domain-containing protein — MSQPEMQPEESAWGKDVGEEDPPATAASAVPGRASTRRRTDLSARQFPLGDWGEPAERLEELYRWSEERAVEAIDWYRRDRLWKRRWARLLRFGAASFAVGGATLPLVALTGVTDRLAGWGYVSLALCAACVGADRVFGLTTGWMRDVSTSQALQRRLEAFQFDWASECVREVLGPTEGTAGEAAERCLGVLRRFCEDVSDMVRSETSEWMLEFRASMTQLPTQGAGAWGGRSESGSGAQVRVLPPPGTRPTMPRQRPPEGPLR; from the coding sequence GTGAGCCAGCCGGAAATGCAGCCCGAGGAGAGTGCCTGGGGCAAGGACGTCGGCGAGGAGGACCCGCCGGCGACGGCCGCGAGCGCCGTCCCGGGCCGTGCCTCCACCCGCCGCCGTACCGATCTGAGCGCCCGCCAGTTCCCCTTGGGCGACTGGGGCGAGCCCGCCGAGCGGCTGGAGGAGCTCTACCGCTGGTCCGAGGAGCGGGCCGTCGAGGCGATCGACTGGTACCGGCGGGACCGGCTCTGGAAGCGGCGCTGGGCGCGACTGCTGCGGTTCGGCGCGGCGAGCTTCGCGGTCGGCGGCGCGACGCTGCCGCTGGTGGCGCTGACCGGGGTCACCGACCGGCTCGCCGGCTGGGGCTACGTGAGCCTGGCGCTCTGCGCCGCCTGCGTCGGCGCCGACCGGGTCTTCGGCCTCACCACCGGCTGGATGCGGGACGTCAGCACCTCGCAGGCCCTGCAGCGCCGGCTGGAGGCCTTCCAGTTCGACTGGGCCTCCGAGTGCGTGCGCGAGGTGCTCGGCCCCACCGAGGGCACGGCCGGCGAGGCGGCCGAGCGCTGTCTCGGCGTGCTGCGGCGGTTCTGCGAGGACGTGTCGGACATGGTCCGCAGCGAGACCTCCGAGTGGATGCTGGAGTTCCGCGCGTCCATGACCCAGCTCCCCACCCAGGGCGCGGGAGCCTGGGGCGGACGGAGCGAATCCGGCAGCGGCGCGCAGGTCCGCGTCCTGCCGCCGCCGGGGACCCGTCCCACCATGCCGCGCCAGCGCCCGCCGGAGGGGCCGCTCCGCTGA